Part of the Sphingopyxis sp. 113P3 genome, AAGTTGGTCGTGTCGTAAAGTTGCTGGCTAAACCTGCGCCCTGCCTGCTGCGCCCGGCTGCGCACCGCATCGGTCGGAACGCCCAGCCGGCTTGCGCCGCTGGTGCGAAGATCGAGCAGCTTGAGCGGCTTCGATGCAACGAGGTTCGCAGCGACCATTTCATCGAAATCGGCCCGAAGCAGCACGCGCTTCTTCCTGCCTTGAAACCGATCGCGAATAATCTTCTCGGCGAGCGCGGTGGGCAGATCCTGCGCTGCGTAGAGAATGGTGAATGTGCCGACAGGACTTGAGAAGCGCGTCTCGCCGTGTCCCGTGCCCGTCGGCGTAGCGCGATGGCGCGCTTCCATGATCCGCAGATGGCCGGTCACGTCGATGCCGACCGCCAGGTCTTCCAATATTGCGAGATCGAAGCTCACGGATATTCGAAGACGGTTCGGGCCGCTTCCACGACCTCATCCTTGCGCTCCCGCTTGAGCAGGTCGATCGGTCGCATGTTCCCGAGAAGCGGGCTTTGCTGGACCAGCCAGAGCCAAGCGCGGCGCGGGTTGCCGACGATCTTGAGGATGTCGGCGATACCCTCGACGGGCCGGCCGTCCACGAACTGTTCGAGCGGAAAGGCGTGCTTGCGCGCGCCCACGAGCAGGGCGACGACTTGATCACGCCTCTGCCAGTCGTGGAGCGTCGAGCGGGCAATGCCGCGATCGCGGAGCGCGCTCGATCCAGCGACCGGCCCGGCCCATTCCTCGAGCGGACCCTTGATCGAATAGGCGGAGAGCCGGCGGCGGCCTTCCTCAATATCGATCAGCTCGCCAAAGCCGCTGCCCTTACGCGGCTCGACCTCGGCGGGTTCGGGAATGGCGATGCGTTCGGCCCGCGTATCATCGCGTGCAAATGCCGCAATCAGGTCGGCGACATCGGCGCTCTTGCTCTTCAACCGCCTCTGCTGCGCCGGCGGCAGCGCGATCACCGCGGCGGCGATAGCGGCGACGATCTGCGCGGTATTGGCCGCGGTGGTCTTGGCAAGGCCGGGCTGTCGGGTCAGCGCTTCGCTGACCTCGCTTGCCACCAACCGGCGTAGGCCAGCGCGGGCCTCGGCACTTTGCAATTGGGTCGCCATGTTCATCGCTCCTTTGTATGGAGTTATAGCGACAAACATGAATTTTGTCCAGTATGTCCAGTATGTCCGGTATGTCTAGCTTTTGCCTAAGGGCTCCATGTCGGGTGGGTAGAGCATAGGCTGAGCGGATATCCGGGCCTCGCCCGGCTTCCCCTGAATATCGAAGCAGCGCAGCCGGTGGGCGAGCTGCCGCGCCATTTCGCCGACCGCCGCCTGACGCCGCCGGCAATCGGCGTCTGCAAGGTCGTTCAACAATGAAGGCGAGGCCGTGGCAAGTCCGACTTCTAGGTGCAGCGAAAGTAGTGAGGTCTCTGCGAGAAGCGTCCTGTCGTGTCTCGAACGTACCTCACCATAATGCTGCCTACCTCTTCTTAGGAGGTGCGCGAAACGCCAGCATGGCTTCCGTGAACTGCGCCTCCGACAGCTTATTCAGGCGAACGTCAGCAGGAAATCTCCCTGCGAGATAATAGAGCCAATCGGTCTTGATGTTCAGAACGTCGGCGAATTGCTGGACCATCCTGTCGGATGAAGGACTCCGGCGGTCATGTTCGATGTCGTTCAGATATTGAGGAGAAATCGGTTCGTCATCCTCGCGAAGAATTCTAGATGCAAGTTCCTTCTGGCTCATCCCGAGAGCCTTGCGCGCCTGGCTGATGGCGCGGCCAAAAGTTTGATCTGCTTCTGTCATGGCATCCTTGAAAATACGCTCATTCGCTAATTAGCGTACTCGCGAGCCCGACGCAGGTCAAGATTTTTGGTAGATTGCTGGCGTTGCCTTCCGCCCGCGCTCTAGCGCGCGATGCTTTCCGAGCCGACGTTCCATCTATCGGCCTTAACCCCAGCGACCTGCCTGAACGAATGGCAGCTTTCGTAATGACGTGATTGCCTCGGTAACGACTGCAAAGTTGGCGTTAATCATCTACATCGGCCAACCACGCCGGCATGTCTCGTTTGGCATGAAGCACGCGCCAGACATCCACATAGGTCTCGAATTCAAGATAGAAAACGATCCAAGGGAAGCCTTTCAGCCGTATGGTCCTCAACCCCGGTAAGTTCAGCTCATGAGACCACCTTGGAGATCCTGCCGCTGGCATTTCCCCGATGAAGGTATAGGCCTGTTCAAGAGCATCAATGAAGCCGAAGGCCACATCCGCGCCAGCTTCGTGCGTGTAATGCTCGACCGCAAGGTCGACATCCTCCCGCGCTTTGGTACGCGGTATGACCAGTTTGGCAATCACGCCCCCGCGCGGTGATTCACACGGTTACGAAGGCCTTGGAAATATCCGGCATCGATTGGCGCGGTGGCTGCGGAACTAGCGCCCTCCAGGAGCATTTCGCGGAGGCGCTGAATGTCCTGATCCTTGCGGATCAGCTCCCGCACATACTCGCTGCTCGTGCCGTAACCACGCACGTTGACCTGCTGGTCTACAAACGCTTTGAGCGCGTCCGGAAGCGAGATGTTCATCGTTGACATGGGCTATGATATAGCGGCTTGGCAAAATTTGGCAAGATGTCCCGAGGCTCGAATCGCCGAACACAGCGACGTTCCGATATCTTCCGGTCGGCCAATTTTGGTCATCGGAGAACTATCATGGGACATTCAGACCTCGACCCAGCCATACATGATCGGCGCCCTTGGAATGCAGGGCAGAATGTTGGGCCAAAGCGCCCACTCAAGCCACGCGATATCTGGGCAATCCGTTTCTATCTCGACGAACACAGACGCCTGCGCGACCGGGCTCTGTTCGATCTTGCGATCGACAGCAAATTGCGTGGCTGCGATCTGGTCAAGATCAGAATCGGCGACCTGATGAGTGCAGGATCATTTCGCGATCGCGCGACTGTCGTCCAGCAAAAGACTGGCCGTCCGGTGCAATTCGAGATCATGTCCGAGGCACGCAAGAGCCTGAAGGCATGGCTTGATCGGCGCGGCGGGACGATCCGCGACTTCGTATTCCCAAGCAGGATCGATTACCTCGGTCATTTGAGCACACGGCAATATGCGCGCCTCGTCGACGAATGGGTCTCGACGGTCCGCCTCGACAGGCGGGAGTATGGCACACACTCGATGCGAAGAACGAAGGCTTCGCTGATCTACAAAGCCACAGGTAACCTTCGGGCAGTGCAAATCCTGCTCGGCCATACCAACATCGAGAATACCGTCAGGTATCTCGGCGTAGATAACGATGATGCTTTGACGCTGTCTGAACGTACCGAAATCTGAAAATGCCGGCTTCCTGACGTCCTTGGGAAGCCGGTTAATTCATATGAACGATGGGCAGGTGTCAACGAGTGCCTGCGGCCACGCGAACGTCAGCTTTGTTAGCGATGGCTGACATGCCAAAATGGAGAGGGGCCGACAGCTATAGCCGGTACCTCGCCGAAACCTGCCTGACCGCAACCGGCCAAAAGCCGTGGCTAGGCGCAGATTTCCAAAAAGGGAATTCGATAGGGGGGAATGTGGGGACAGTATGGCGATGAAGATTAGTCGCCTAAAATCATATGGATAGATAGAAAAATGGCTCGCCGGTGCCAAGCTGAATCCTCACTGGGAGTTGGAAGTTCCACTGCGCTATCGTCTTCAGAAGCACGCTAAATTGCTCAATCGTTCGCTGCGGAACGCTGAGCCACTACGCCCAACCAAGGAGAAGCCGCCAACCTTAAAGGATCAAGCGATCGATCTGGCCAAACGAAAAGGTATCGTCGCTGCGGACGAGTTCAAAGCGATCGGAATCTCACGCCATTATTTGAGTCGAATGTGCGCGCTTGGCTTCCTGGAGCGGTATGGTCCCTGCCAATATGGACTGCCCAAAAGAGACGCCGCTTAAGGGCAATAGCAACCAAGCTGTCGGGGAATGCGAGTTTCAGGGATTCAGGAAAAATCGCACTGGTGGGGCGAACTCTTCCCGCGACTTCGTATGGTCAGGATCATATTCGAGTGTACCGTTGGTCTGGTGAACGCGGGACAAGTTCCTTCAATCGCCTGATGACGATGCGTATTCCGCCGCTGAAAATCGAACACTGCCGCTTGAAAGCCGTGTACGGCGAAACTCAGTGGCGGCTCCCGGTGTCGAGCGTTTTCCAGACGCGCGTCTGATATGGGTCGGTTGCCGAATGCTCGAAGGCTGGTCGGGCAAGTTCGAGCTGCCGTCGCGTCTCCCCCGTGTCGCCGCGCGCATGAGCCAGTTGCGCGCGCGCTAGTGCGACATTGCCGCCCCAGTGCGGATCGGCGGTCAATTCCGCTACCTTCCGCGTATCGATCCGATCGAGCAGCGGGTCGGCTTCGCCATGGCGCCCGGCAAGGATCAGGCAATGGGCGCGCACGAAAGCGACACCCTGCGTAAGCCCGGCATCTGGACCGAAAGCCGTAAGAGCATTGCTATGCGCAAGCGCCGCGCTGGAAAGCCCTTCGGTCGTCCGTTCGGATCGGCATTGCGCCAGGGCGCGATCTGCCAGCGAGACGACCGCGAAGAAGGAGCCTTCGCCAAGCATTGCGGTTGCCCGCCGATTTAGGTTCGTCGTGTCACGGATGGCATCGTCCCACCGCTCAAGTGAGCCATAAGACTGGCCGCGCGTCGCCAGCAGTTGCAGAGCCAACTCATTGTCCGACCCGAGCACCCGAACGAGATCGGGTTCCAGAGCGTCTGCCTGTGTGATCGCCTCGGTGAATTTGCCCTGTCCCATCAAGGTCTGCGCCAGGTTGAGCCGGAGCCGCAGGACGGCAGGATCATTCGCCGCGCCGATTGCGCGATAGTCGGTAACAAGCTGGCGGAACAGGTTTTCCGCCTCTTGGGAGCGGCCGAGCCGGAACAGCGCGAAGGCGCGGCGCTGCCTGAGCGTGAGCAGTTCGGCGGGATCGAAACCGTCGATGGTTTCGGCGATCCTCTGCGCCTCACCGAAATGCGCCTCGGCTCCGGCCGCGTCATTGTCGATCAACGCCACCATGCCCTTCGCCGAGGCCAGCCACATGGCGAGTTCGGGATCAGGCCCGCCTCGTGCGGAAATCGCCTCTTCCTGCGCGGCGAGGATCGTCTTCGCCGCTTCCAGGGTGCCGGCCTGATAGGAGCGCGCCTCCATCATCGCCCGTTGCAGATGCGTGCGAATGGCGCTGTGCGATCCGGGACCTTCGGCCTTTTCCCATAGGGCGGCGGCGCGCTCATAGGCATCTCTGCTGCCCGTCCAGTCGTTACGGCTGTCCAGCGCGCGGGCGATGGTCTGGTGAAGACGCGCCGCGATGGCGGGCGAATCCCCGAACCGCGCATCAATCTGCGCGGCCGAGGCCTTGATCGCGCCGATCAGGCTCTCGTCCGGCTGGCCGCTGACATAGGGGCTGGAGCGGGCGAGCAGATCTGAGCTGAGGAACCGGTTCATCGCTTCGAGATCGGCGGCATGGCGCTCGGCAGCCGCGCGCTGGTCGGTCGCAACGAAGGCGAAAGTCAGGCTGGCGGCCAGGCCCAGAAGCGACGCGGCACCCGCCGCGATCACCCACGGACGGCGCGCGCGCGATCGCGCCAGCTTGTCCTCTGCCTCGCGGGCGCGCCGCTCAGCTTCCAGCGCAAGGCGATGGTCGCGCCGGCGCGCCTCGATCTCGCGCAACCGCCGCGCGAAGGCCGCCGCGCTGTCGAGACGCTGGGCGGGGTCGCCGGCGGCCGCCTCGGCGATATCGGTTCGCAGCAACGGATCACCGATCCCGGCCTCCCATCCAGGCGAGAGTGGCTTGCGAAGATCGCCGACCGTCATCTGGTAGAGCATGACGCCGAGCGCATAGATATCGGATCGGGCGCTTGCCGGGGCGCCGGCGAGCAGTTCCGGCGCCATCCACAACGCCGTGCCGCTCAGCGTTTCTCTGTCGCCGTCAAACGCCGTCGCTGTGATGCCAGCCCTTGCGAGCCGGTCGGGTTCGTCCAGTGCGGCGCTCCCGAAATCGATGACCCTGGCTTGCCATGCGCCGGTGCGATCGACGGCGGCAAGAATATTGGCGGGCTTCAGATCCTGGTGTAGCACGCCGCAG contains:
- a CDS encoding antitoxin Xre/MbcA/ParS-like domain-containing protein, translated to MATQLQSAEARAGLRRLVASEVSEALTRQPGLAKTTAANTAQIVAAIAAAVIALPPAQQRRLKSKSADVADLIAAFARDDTRAERIAIPEPAEVEPRKGSGFGELIDIEEGRRRLSAYSIKGPLEEWAGPVAGSSALRDRGIARSTLHDWQRRDQVVALLVGARKHAFPLEQFVDGRPVEGIADILKIVGNPRRAWLWLVQQSPLLGNMRPIDLLKRERKDEVVEAARTVFEYP
- a CDS encoding type II toxin-antitoxin system RelE/ParE family toxin produces the protein MIAKLVIPRTKAREDVDLAVEHYTHEAGADVAFGFIDALEQAYTFIGEMPAAGSPRWSHELNLPGLRTIRLKGFPWIVFYLEFETYVDVWRVLHAKRDMPAWLADVDD
- a CDS encoding RES family NAD+ phosphorylase, producing MSFDLAILEDLAVGIDVTGHLRIMEARHRATPTGTGHGETRFSSPVGTFTILYAAQDLPTALAEKIIRDRFQGRKKRVLLRADFDEMVAANLVASKPLKLLDLRTSGASRLGVPTDAVRSRAQQAGRRFSQQLYDTTNFDGIVYMSLTNTECGAIYDRAASIKLDPACPVQDVTLLAGPIPALTALSVELHD
- a CDS encoding tyrosine-type recombinase/integrase, with amino-acid sequence MGHSDLDPAIHDRRPWNAGQNVGPKRPLKPRDIWAIRFYLDEHRRLRDRALFDLAIDSKLRGCDLVKIRIGDLMSAGSFRDRATVVQQKTGRPVQFEIMSEARKSLKAWLDRRGGTIRDFVFPSRIDYLGHLSTRQYARLVDEWVSTVRLDRREYGTHSMRRTKASLIYKATGNLRAVQILLGHTNIENTVRYLGVDNDDALTLSERTEI
- a CDS encoding protein kinase domain-containing protein, with the translated sequence MAEDLPHSSASEHRIWRFGDFAFDESRWALSKDGRPIALEGKPLDILLELLRQSGQIVTKAELLDRVWPGLHVIEGSLTTAVSKLRKALDDREGAIVVTVPRVGYRFGLAVSVAAAPRPSPAPLRLEQGDAVPGRSAWRLDLRLSSSGACPVWRARHEKTGELRVFKFADDGDGLRRLKREVAISRLLRDVLGERPDLVPVLEWNFDARPWFVESAYGGPDLTRWAEDQGGLAAIPLETRLAVLATVAETIAAAHNCGVLHQDLKPANILAAVDRTGAWQARVIDFGSAALDEPDRLARAGITATAFDGDRETLSGTALWMAPELLAGAPASARSDIYALGVMLYQMTVGDLRKPLSPGWEAGIGDPLLRTDIAEAAAGDPAQRLDSAAAFARRLREIEARRRDHRLALEAERRAREAEDKLARSRARRPWVIAAGAASLLGLAASLTFAFVATDQRAAAERHAADLEAMNRFLSSDLLARSSPYVSGQPDESLIGAIKASAAQIDARFGDSPAIAARLHQTIARALDSRNDWTGSRDAYERAAALWEKAEGPGSHSAIRTHLQRAMMEARSYQAGTLEAAKTILAAQEEAISARGGPDPELAMWLASAKGMVALIDNDAAGAEAHFGEAQRIAETIDGFDPAELLTLRQRRAFALFRLGRSQEAENLFRQLVTDYRAIGAANDPAVLRLRLNLAQTLMGQGKFTEAITQADALEPDLVRVLGSDNELALQLLATRGQSYGSLERWDDAIRDTTNLNRRATAMLGEGSFFAVVSLADRALAQCRSERTTEGLSSAALAHSNALTAFGPDAGLTQGVAFVRAHCLILAGRHGEADPLLDRIDTRKVAELTADPHWGGNVALARAQLAHARGDTGETRRQLELARPAFEHSATDPYQTRVWKTLDTGSRH
- a CDS encoding helix-turn-helix domain-containing protein, coding for MTEADQTFGRAISQARKALGMSQKELASRILREDDEPISPQYLNDIEHDRRSPSSDRMVQQFADVLNIKTDWLYYLAGRFPADVRLNKLSEAQFTEAMLAFRAPPKKR
- a CDS encoding ribbon-helix-helix domain-containing protein → MNISLPDALKAFVDQQVNVRGYGTSSEYVRELIRKDQDIQRLREMLLEGASSAATAPIDAGYFQGLRNRVNHRAGA